GTGAAGGAAAGCTGCCTTCTGCCAAAGCCTGGGAGACCTGCAAGGAGCTCCTGCAGCTGGCAAAGCTGGATCTTTCTGAGAATGGCAACATTGCTCCAGGAGACAAGAAAGAGCTGGATGAGAACCATTTGCTTGCAAAGAAGTACGGAGGCTTCATGAAAAGATACGGGGGGTTCATGAAGAAAATGGATGAGCTCTATCGGGTAGAACCAGAGGGTGAAGCTAACGGAGGAGAAATCCTGGCTAAGAGGTATGGAGGGTTTATGAAGAAAGACTCGGATGACGATGCCCTTGCTAATTCCTCTGATCTGCTGAAGGAGCTTCTAGGAACAGGGGACAACCCTGAAGCGGGGCATTACCGAGAGATAAATGAAAATGACGGGGATGTCAGCAAAAGGTATGGAGGGTTCATGAGAAGCATAAAGCGCAGCCCCGAATTGGAAGATGAAG
The DNA window shown above is from Strix aluco isolate bStrAlu1 chromosome 1, bStrAlu1.hap1, whole genome shotgun sequence and carries:
- the PENK gene encoding proenkephalin-A — encoded protein: MALLLRLGCSLLALSTCLLPGVRADCGRDCAACAYRLGPRTGIHPLACTLECEGKLPSAKAWETCKELLQLAKLDLSENGNIAPGDKKELDENHLLAKKYGGFMKRYGGFMKKMDELYRVEPEGEANGGEILAKRYGGFMKKDSDDDALANSSDLLKELLGTGDNPEAGHYREINENDGDVSKRYGGFMRSIKRSPELEDEAKELQKRYGGFMRRVGRPEWWLDYQKRYGGFLKRFADSILPSEEDGETYSKEVPEMEKRYGGFMRF